The Theobroma cacao cultivar B97-61/B2 chromosome 1, Criollo_cocoa_genome_V2, whole genome shotgun sequence genome contains the following window.
accaTTACTAccgaaagaaaagaaaaaggagagataaaattgataaaagaaaagtgcAAGTTGTAAAACAGCATAATGATGCAGTACATTTCGTACAGTTGCATAAAACATTAATAACTCTCACAAAGCCTGGGGGACATTGCAAGGCATACAGGACGCACGTAGCTTATCTTAGAGGAAAAACGATTACGAAATTCTAAGAATTAATACTAGTGAAAGATGTAAGATCCAATTATTGTTTTGACTACGGCTTCAACCTTCAGAGCTGTCCTTCTTCGCCAAGCTTTGTTTGTTGTTGTGCATCCACACCTTAAGGACTCGCCTCTTGATTCCAATCTCTTGGCAAAACTGCTGCACAACAGACTCATCCAGCTTTTGAATCCTCCATCCAGCCTTCTCCGCAAAGTTGaacatcttttctttctgctCCTGGGTGAACTTGGTCCTGAACCTTTTCCTCATCTTTCCACTTACCCTTGCTGCACCTCCTCCTCCGTCATCTTTCTCATCTGTTTCTGAAGGGACTGAGCCTCCTTTGTAGGACATTATCATCTGATGAGGTGGTTCTGCCCTGGAGGAAATCAAGGTACCAGCAGCTGCAGAGGCACCCAGAATGTAGTTGTGGTGAGGAGTACCCAAGATGAGTTTTCTCCCCGTAGCGTTGTTGAGGAGCGCGGAGTGGTAACAATCGAAGGGGCAGTCACATTCTATCTCTTTTCGGTGGAAGTTCCTATGGCAGTTGCAAGCTGAGCACTTGAACGCCTCAAGAGAGCCTTCTTCGCCGCTCGGCAGGAACTCTCCGCACCCATCCGTGGCGTTTCCTCCCATGGCTGCTGCATGGTTCTTCAGGCATTCCCTGTACCTCACCACTTTCTTGTGAGCTCTAAGGTTTTCTTCCATGCTTGGAGAGGGCGGTCCAGTACCGACTCCTGAAGAAAAGATAATGTGGCCATTTCCTCCGCAGTTTCTTGAGATTGgcatatctttttcttttcgaGGGCTCGCACTAttcatctctctctcaaaTA
Protein-coding sequences here:
- the LOC18612008 gene encoding zinc-finger homeodomain protein 4; this encodes MNSASPRKEKDMPISRNCGGNGHIIFSSGVGTGPPSPSMEENLRAHKKVVRYRECLKNHAAAMGGNATDGCGEFLPSGEEGSLEAFKCSACNCHRNFHRKEIECDCPFDCYHSALLNNATGRKLILGTPHHNYILGASAAAGTLISSRAEPPHQMIMSYKGGSVPSETDEKDDGGGGAARVSGKMRKRFRTKFTQEQKEKMFNFAEKAGWRIQKLDESVVQQFCQEIGIKRRVLKVWMHNNKQSLAKKDSSEG